The following are encoded in a window of Mycoplasma anserisalpingitidis genomic DNA:
- a CDS encoding HAD family acid phosphatase, producing the protein MKKRKLLALGFASTIVTLPLLSATISCTNDEEVKELKAKIEQMEKAHAKELADQKALAKVALNSKLNASSNLWNTLAPEKSAMGLTVYNLAKHAFDVMSKQDGIVTDKVVVNKEGQSTTIEVQATNENEYIPVVFMDLDETVLNNMAYQNYLLINNETYNGTEWNNFVNSAVSTEVKGAIEFIKYVYDHGGVVMFNSNRQQKSHIEPSKTNLNKLGLDNVYMPEWIWWMKGTNASGSVAKPWTTSNGKSSKEERMNFVSSNKLEIEEGKSVSFRVVMKVGDDINDFNDNFTKGAGVVNDYKIVNDLISNSEVGKLYGNLDINNKEQFYDVQTKQWVARDWSASYILIPGNASYGSFIERITQNRNPKADLYEGILSKFAEFNH; encoded by the coding sequence ATGAAAAAAAGAAAATTATTAGCTTTAGGTTTTGCTTCAACTATTGTAACTTTACCTTTATTAAGTGCAACCATTTCATGCACAAATGATGAAGAAGTTAAAGAATTAAAAGCAAAAATTGAACAAATGGAAAAAGCTCATGCAAAAGAGTTGGCAGATCAAAAAGCGCTTGCTAAAGTAGCGTTAAATTCTAAATTAAACGCTTCATCAAACTTATGAAACACATTAGCACCTGAAAAAAGTGCTATGGGTCTTACGGTTTATAATTTAGCAAAACATGCTTTTGATGTTATGAGTAAACAAGATGGCATTGTAACAGATAAAGTTGTAGTAAATAAAGAAGGACAAAGCACAACTATTGAAGTGCAAGCAACAAATGAAAATGAATACATTCCTGTTGTTTTTATGGACTTAGATGAAACTGTTTTAAATAATATGGCATACCAAAATTACTTATTAATAAACAATGAAACTTATAATGGGACAGAATGGAATAATTTTGTAAATTCAGCTGTTTCAACAGAAGTTAAAGGGGCAATTGAATTTATTAAATATGTATATGACCATGGTGGTGTTGTTATGTTTAACTCTAACAGACAACAAAAGAGCCATATCGAACCTTCTAAAACAAACTTAAATAAACTTGGTTTAGATAATGTTTACATGCCTGAATGAATTTGATGAATGAAAGGAACAAATGCTTCGGGTTCAGTTGCTAAACCATGAACAACTTCTAATGGAAAAAGTTCTAAAGAAGAAAGAATGAACTTTGTTAGCTCAAATAAATTAGAGATTGAAGAAGGAAAAAGTGTAAGTTTTAGAGTTGTTATGAAAGTTGGTGATGATATAAATGACTTTAATGATAACTTCACTAAGGGTGCCGGTGTAGTAAATGATTATAAAATAGTTAACGATTTAATTAGTAATTCTGAAGTAGGTAAACTTTACGGAAACTTAGATATTAATAATAAAGAGCAGTTTTATGATGTTCAAACAAAACAATGAGTTGCTAGAGATTGATCAGCCTCATACATCTTAATTCCCGGAAATGCTAGTTATGGTAGTTTTATTGAAAGAATTACTCAAAATAGAAATCCTAAAGCGGATTTATATGAGGGAATTTTAAGTAAATTTGCTGAATTTAATCATTAA